TCTTTATGTTTTATCAATGCTTCTTTATAATTACCCATTGTAAAATGTAAATCGGCAATTAAAGTGGGCATTATATCATTATAAAATTCTAAATTTTCTTTACGAGCTATTTCAATACATTTATTATAAGTGGCAAATGCTTTTTCAAACTGACCCAACTCCTTATAATTTTGACCTAACTGTGCCAACACCTCTATTCTAGAAATTTTATTATGCTCAAGAACTTGATAAGTATAACGTTCTACATCTATTGCATTTAATAAAGCTATCTCTTGTTCAAAATATTTTATAGACTCTTTATATTCGCCTAAAAATTGATTTTGTCTACCAATAAAATGTAATGCATTAATAGCTTTTAATGTATCTCTACTCTCAATTGTCAACGCTAATACTTGTTTAGCATAAACTAATGACAACCTACCATTGCTATCAATATATTTTACTATCGAATCTGCTAGAACTTCAAATTCCTTTTTATAATCTTTAATGTCTTGTGCATTACTTTCACTTATACTAAAGAAAATTAATGCGAATAATAAAAGTGCTATTTTGTGGAAATAATTCAAAAAATTGTTGGTCAGTTTAATTTAAAAATTAGCCTTTCTTTTTTCTAAAAACGCAGTAGTACCTTCTGTAAAATCATCAGTACCAAAACATTTACCAAATTGTTTTATCTCCTTATCATAACCATTTACACCATCTTTGAATCCGGCATTAACAGCTTTTATTGCAGAAGCTATAGCTAAAGGAGAATTCTGAATTATTTTAGACGCTAGATTTTCCGCTAATGGTAAAAGTTCTTCTTGAGTCACAGTGTAGTTTACTAAACCCACTTTTAAAGCTTCATCGGCATTGATCATCCTCGCTGTCATAATCATTTCCATAGCTTTACCTTTACCTACCAATTGAGGCAAACGTTGTGTGCCACCATAACCAGGAATAACACCCAAACTCGTTTCAGGCAATCCCATTTTGGCATTATCTGAAGCTATTCTAAAATGACAAGCCATCGCTAACTCTAAACCTCCACCTAAAGCAAAACCATTAATTGCAGCGATTACAGGTATAGAAAGATTTTCAATAAAATCAAAAACTAACTTTTGACCTTGTTTAGCCAAAGCTGTCCCCTCTTTTACCTCAAAATCTGAAAATTCAGAAATATCTGCA
The nucleotide sequence above comes from Aureibaculum algae. Encoded proteins:
- a CDS encoding enoyl-CoA hydratase/isomerase family protein; this translates as MSYNNILIEQDDNITTITINRPSKLNALNRETLSELHNAFVEIEGDKTTRVIILTGSGEKAFVAGADISEFSDFEVKEGTALAKQGQKLVFDFIENLSIPVIAAINGFALGGGLELAMACHFRIASDNAKMGLPETSLGVIPGYGGTQRLPQLVGKGKAMEMIMTARMINADEALKVGLVNYTVTQEELLPLAENLASKIIQNSPLAIASAIKAVNAGFKDGVNGYDKEIKQFGKCFGTDDFTEGTTAFLEKRKANF